From one Saprospiraceae bacterium genomic stretch:
- a CDS encoding acyl-CoA dehydrogenase family protein → MKRSAKEDRYQHHDYYQVDDLLSEDHLLARQVIRDWVKREVSPIIEDYAERAVCPTHLFKGLAEIGAFGPSLPNEYGGQGMDEIAYGVIMQELERGDSGVRSMASVQGSLVMYPIYKYASEAQKKKYLPKLGSGELIGCFGLTEPDHGSDPGGMTTRIKEEGDHYILNGSKMWITNSPIADLAVVWAKDESGLIRGMIVEKDSKGFSAPEIHGKWSLRASITGELVFEDVKVPKSQVFPEIKGLKGPLACLSKARYGIAWGAIGAALDCYDAALRYSKERIQFDKPIGQFQLTQKKLAEMITEITKAQLLAWRLGVLANEGKASPAQISMAKRNNVHMALTVARESRQIFGGMGITNEYPIMRHMMNLETVLTYEGTHDIHLLITGMDVTGLNAFS, encoded by the coding sequence ATGAAAAGGAGTGCAAAAGAAGACCGTTATCAACACCATGATTATTACCAGGTAGATGATTTGCTTAGTGAAGATCATCTACTGGCCAGGCAGGTCATTCGTGATTGGGTCAAAAGAGAGGTAAGTCCAATCATTGAGGACTACGCCGAAAGAGCTGTATGCCCTACCCATTTGTTTAAAGGGCTTGCAGAAATCGGAGCTTTTGGTCCCAGCCTGCCTAACGAATACGGAGGCCAGGGCATGGACGAAATAGCCTATGGGGTGATCATGCAGGAACTCGAACGCGGTGATAGCGGGGTACGCTCGATGGCATCCGTACAGGGATCTCTGGTCATGTACCCAATCTATAAATACGCCAGTGAAGCACAAAAGAAAAAATATCTCCCCAAATTGGGAAGCGGAGAGTTGATCGGTTGTTTTGGACTGACAGAGCCAGATCATGGATCGGACCCCGGGGGTATGACCACCAGGATAAAAGAGGAAGGAGACCACTATATCCTCAATGGATCCAAAATGTGGATTACCAACTCTCCAATTGCCGATCTTGCGGTAGTCTGGGCTAAAGACGAATCAGGGCTCATCCGAGGCATGATCGTGGAAAAAGACAGCAAAGGCTTTTCTGCCCCGGAAATTCATGGCAAATGGTCATTAAGAGCCTCTATCACCGGTGAATTGGTGTTTGAAGATGTCAAAGTGCCTAAGTCACAGGTGTTTCCCGAAATCAAAGGACTTAAAGGGCCCCTGGCTTGCTTGTCAAAGGCAAGGTATGGCATCGCCTGGGGTGCTATCGGAGCTGCTTTGGATTGTTATGATGCAGCACTGAGATACTCCAAAGAGCGCATCCAGTTCGACAAACCCATCGGTCAATTCCAATTAACTCAAAAAAAACTCGCTGAGATGATTACAGAGATCACCAAAGCTCAATTGTTGGCCTGGCGCCTGGGAGTCCTCGCCAACGAAGGCAAAGCCTCGCCTGCACAAATATCTATGGCCAAAAGAAATAATGTGCATATGGCCCTCACTGTAGCCCGCGAATCAAGGCAAATCTTCGGAGGCATGGGCATCACCAACGAATATCCTATCATGCGTCATATGATGAATCTTGAGACTGTGCTCACCTATGAGGGCACTCACGATATACATCTATTGATTACCGGCATGGATGTAACCGGCTTGAACGCATTTTCGTGA
- a CDS encoding dihydroneopterin aldolase yields MNQKIGIEGIRLFAHHGYYEVERLTGREFVLDVYIVFNPFEGPIHDELVDTVNYEEILNICTLEMAQTSKLLEPVAARICQRIKLLSNMVLTVTVRISKQFPVLPVQIDRFFVEITL; encoded by the coding sequence ATGAATCAAAAGATAGGGATAGAGGGGATCAGGTTATTTGCCCATCATGGTTACTACGAAGTAGAGCGTTTGACCGGTAGAGAATTTGTCCTCGATGTATATATAGTGTTTAACCCTTTTGAAGGCCCCATTCATGACGAATTGGTAGACACGGTCAATTACGAAGAGATCTTAAATATCTGCACCCTGGAGATGGCCCAGACCTCCAAATTATTAGAGCCGGTAGCGGCCAGGATCTGCCAACGAATAAAACTCCTATCCAATATGGTACTTACTGTCACTGTCCGGATCAGCAAACAGTTTCCAGTGCTGCCAGTTCAGATCGATCGTTTTTTTGTTGAAATCACTTTGTGA
- a CDS encoding OmpA family protein yields MNNILSRFGIYSYCFLSLIAQAYSQSKTVDSIRLVNASFEDTPKQSSPPMGWTDCGFTGESAPDVHPSNFWQVSKPAFNGRTYMGLVVRHNDTWERVSQMLESPLVGGQCYNFSIYLSSSEQYRSGTNNRDLPIPMRLNDTVYNFDIPAVLRIWGGNISCGRSELLAESDPVDHFEWKQYSFRIKPKTNYKYIMLEAFFKTPVLFPYNGNILLDNASAFVPVPCNAPVEPPKTTAAVAKPKPPVLPAPAVTPPANQSSAHFVPKPKVGEIIKINNLYFTANSDSIPPNSLKALDDIFDYLMLNQTLVVEIGGHTNGLPKDDFCDSLSLLRAKAVAEYLTVKGIPKERMTYVGYGRRKPVDTNATREGRAKNQRVELKILSS; encoded by the coding sequence ATGAATAATATACTTTCGCGTTTCGGTATTTATTCCTATTGCTTTTTATCACTCATTGCACAGGCTTATAGTCAGTCAAAGACGGTGGATTCGATACGACTGGTCAATGCCTCTTTTGAAGACACGCCTAAACAGAGCTCACCCCCTATGGGCTGGACTGATTGTGGCTTTACCGGGGAATCTGCTCCTGATGTACATCCCAGCAATTTCTGGCAAGTGAGTAAACCTGCTTTTAATGGCAGAACCTATATGGGACTGGTAGTGAGGCATAACGATACCTGGGAGCGAGTGAGCCAGATGTTAGAATCCCCACTCGTAGGGGGTCAATGTTACAATTTTAGCATCTATCTCTCTAGTTCCGAGCAATACCGCAGTGGAACCAATAACCGGGACCTGCCCATCCCAATGCGCTTGAATGACACAGTTTACAATTTTGACATTCCAGCGGTGCTCAGGATTTGGGGAGGCAATATATCCTGTGGCCGATCAGAATTATTGGCAGAAAGTGATCCGGTGGACCATTTTGAGTGGAAACAATACAGTTTTAGGATCAAACCCAAGACTAACTATAAATACATCATGTTGGAGGCTTTTTTTAAAACTCCCGTCCTTTTTCCATATAACGGGAATATACTTCTGGACAATGCCTCCGCCTTTGTACCGGTGCCTTGCAATGCCCCTGTCGAGCCGCCTAAAACTACCGCTGCAGTAGCCAAACCGAAACCTCCTGTTCTGCCAGCTCCTGCAGTTACTCCTCCAGCCAACCAGTCATCAGCACATTTTGTTCCCAAACCCAAAGTGGGGGAAATCATCAAAATAAATAATTTATATTTTACAGCCAATAGCGATAGTATACCACCCAACAGTTTGAAAGCGCTGGATGATATATTCGATTATCTGATGCTCAATCAGACCCTGGTAGTTGAAATCGGGGGACATACCAATGGTCTTCCTAAAGATGATTTTTGTGATAGTCTTTCTTTGCTCAGAGCTAAAGCTGTTGCGGAATATCTGACAGTAAAAGGCATCCCAAAAGAGCGTATGACCTATGTAGGCTATGGTAGACGCAAACCGGTAGACACTAACGCTACGCGGGAAGGCAGGGCCAAAAATCAGAGGGTGGAATTAAAAATCCTCAGCTCCTAG
- a CDS encoding DUF4197 domain-containing protein yields MKKFLFLMIALSMAIASCAQFSKLKLPKLSTGLSIEEIGGGLKEALNNGISKGSDLLSQVDGYYQSPYKIFLPAEATNVINKLKMVPGFNDLEQNLTLRVNRAAELAAQKAKPIFVKAIKEMTFQDATNILMGADTSATFYLNQHTYAPLYSEFQPIILDALNEVHAADYWETAVTAYNKIPLVKKTNPKLDDYVAAQALNGLFAMIAKEEIGIRKDISLRTSDLLKKVFAKQDKK; encoded by the coding sequence ATGAAAAAATTCTTATTTCTGATGATTGCATTGTCTATGGCGATTGCCTCTTGCGCACAGTTTTCAAAGCTAAAACTCCCCAAATTAAGTACTGGCTTGAGCATAGAAGAGATCGGAGGAGGTCTCAAAGAAGCGCTTAACAATGGTATCAGCAAAGGATCTGATCTTTTAAGCCAGGTCGATGGCTATTATCAAAGCCCTTATAAAATATTTTTGCCTGCAGAGGCTACCAATGTCATCAATAAACTCAAGATGGTGCCTGGATTTAATGACCTTGAGCAAAACTTAACCCTTCGGGTCAACCGCGCTGCAGAACTTGCTGCGCAAAAAGCTAAGCCGATATTTGTCAAAGCAATAAAAGAAATGACTTTTCAGGATGCGACCAATATATTGATGGGTGCGGATACATCTGCTACCTTTTATCTTAATCAGCATACCTATGCACCGTTATATTCAGAATTTCAACCGATTATCCTGGATGCGCTCAACGAAGTGCATGCCGCAGATTATTGGGAGACAGCAGTGACCGCGTACAACAAAATACCTTTAGTAAAGAAAACCAATCCAAAATTGGACGATTATGTTGCAGCTCAGGCACTCAATGGTCTTTTTGCCATGATCGCTAAGGAAGAAATCGGTATCCGCAAAGACATCAGCCTACGTACTTCTGATTTACTCAAGAAAGTATTCGCTAAGCAGGATAAAAAATAG